From Anopheles coluzzii chromosome 3, AcolN3, whole genome shotgun sequence, the proteins below share one genomic window:
- the LOC120957204 gene encoding GTP-binding protein 10 homolog, whose translation MVFIQNYLLKSVNKPIRNYLKSRFLDTLRITAKGGHGGNGLPKYGGVGGQGGAVYFVAKEGKSLRDVVKKYPNKRVVAGNGEESSKARILGRRGTDQKVEVPVGIRVLEQESGLLCELDEEGKTFLASGGGSGGCSGNSFLGKPGQLRTLTLDLKLIADVGLVGFPNAGKSTLVKAISNASPKIASYPFTTIRPQIATIEYEDYRQITIADLPGLIEGAHANFGMGHKFLKHVERTRLLLIMVDVFGFQLSQQHQKRNCLETVYALNKELELYDKTLLDKPCVLIINKMDKEGAVEEICKYEQYFHSLEDGLKMCPEELVPSKLLSIDAVIPISAKSMKEIEKVKQEVRTILDLKAEEKLQEESSLDRNEQLQLKLRERGPKVV comes from the exons atggtttttattcaaaattatctGTTAAAATCTGTCAACAAG CCAATCCGCAACTACCTAAAGAGCCGGTTCCTGGACACACTGCGGATAACGGCGAAGGGTGGCCACGGGGGAAATGGACTGCCCAAGTACGGCGGTGTCGGCGGGCAGGGCGGTGCGGTCTATTTCGTCGCCAAGGAGGGAAAATCGCTGCGCGATGTGGTGAAGAAGTATCCGAACAAGCGTGTCGTCGCCGGCAATGGGGAGGAGAGCTCGAAAGCCCGAATACTCGGCCGGAGGGGTACGGATCAAAAGGTGGAGGTGCCGGTCGGTATACGGGTGCTGGAGCAGGAGTCGGGGCTGCTTTGCGAGTTGGATGAGGAAGGTAAAACCTTTCTAGCGTCCGGTGGTGGAAGTGGCGGATGCTCGGGCAACTCCTTCCTCGGTAAACCCGGACAACTGCGTACGCTCACGCTGGACCTGAAGCTGATCGCAGACGTGGGATTGGTGGGATTTCCAAACGCGGGCAAAAGTACACTCGTAAAAGCGATCTCGAATGCATCCCCGAAGATTGCATCCTATCCAT TTACAACAATACGGCCACAAATTGCAACGATAGAGTACGAAGACTACCGGCAAATAACGATAGCCGATCTGCCCGGATTGATCGAGGGAGCGCACGCCAACTTTGGTATGGGTCACAAGTTCCTGAAACACGTGGAACGAacccggctgctgctgatcaTGGTGGACGTGTTTGGGTTTCAGCTAAGCCAGCAGCATCAGAAACGGAACTGCCTGGAGACGGTGTACGCGCTGAACAAGGAGCTGGAGCTGTACGACAaaacgctgctcgacaaaCCGTGCGTACTGATCATCAACAAGATGGATAAGGAAGGTGCCGTGGAAGAGATTTGCAAATATGAACAATATTTCCACTCGCTGGAGG ATGGTCTTAAAATGTGTCCCGAAGAGTTGGTACCCTCCAAGCTGCTCTCAATCGACGCGGTGATACCAATATCCGCCAAAAGCATGAAGGAAATTGAAAAGGTGAAGCAAGAAGTGCGAACCATTCTCGATTTGAAGGCCGAAGAAAAGCTGCAGGAAGAATCTTCGCTCGATAGGAATGAGCAGTTGCAGCTGAAGCTAAGAGAACGAGGCCCCAAAGTTGTATGA
- the LOC120957205 gene encoding UPF0193 protein EVG1 homolog, translating to MADWPSPRVAQGGLFHTPKARYTKETQDLIKVLMEEAKLTILQRNKINYHLRNGEPLPVPKEPKFEQEYSNFLPMAIPRKNIKKRSLNTIIESGAFDVEKYVPHKPKEPIEKLKLKLQEQMSGIKIFPDDGRRRRVVRSKSEGCMDFVPPDRASELLEEINERVQWLEEMEALGEGKKHRATIQLQIAEKLNELKRLDRAKSQENEI from the exons ATGGCGGACTGGCCCAGCCCGAGGGTGGCCCAGGGTGGCCTGTTTCATACGCCCAAAGCACGCTACACGAAGGAAACTCAAGATTTGATAAAAG TTTTGATGGAAGAAGCAAAATTGACGATTCTGCAGCGCAACAAAATTAACTACCATCTGCGAAATGGCGAACCATTGCCGGTGCCGAAGGAGCCGAAGTTTGAGCAGGAGTACAGTAACTTTCTCCCGATGGCCATACCGcggaaaaacattaaaaaacgtTCACTGAACACCATCATCGAGAGCGGTGCGTTCGATGTGGAAAAGTACGTGCCGCACAAACCGAAGGAACCGATCGAAAAGCTGAAGCTCAAGCTGCAGGAGCAGATGAGCGGTATTAAGATCTTTCCGGACGATGGCCGCCGTCGGCGGGTGGTGCGTAGTAAGAGTGAAGGATGCATGGACTTTGTGCCGCCCGATCGGGCAAGTGAAT TGCTCGAGGAAATCAACGAACGCGTTCAGTGGCTGGAAGAGATGGAGGCACTGGGCGAGGGGAAGAAGCATCGCGCCACTATCCAGCTGCAGATTGCGGAGAAGCTCAACGAACTCAAGCGACTCGATCGGGCCAAATCGCAGGAAAACGAAATTTAA
- the LOC120957206 gene encoding signal recognition particle 14 kDa protein gives MVLLTNEEFLSKLTLLAQSARKDSSFTVTIKRYDGHDRPKPREGKPPLPTPAEYSCLIRARSGAKKLSTVVKRDEVAKFMESYSKVLKSSMDGLKKVKKVKNKAKAAQG, from the exons ATGGTTCTTTTAACTAATGAAGAG TTCCTGTCGAAGCTTACCCTGCTAGCACAATCAGCCCGAAAAGATTCCTCCTTCACAGTCACAATAAAACGAT ACGATGGGCACGACCGGCCAAAGCCGCGGGAAGGAAAGCCACCCCTGCCGACACCCGCCGAGTACAGCTGCCTGATCCGGGCCCGGTCCGGTGCGAAGAAGCTCTCGACCGTGGTGAAGCGGGACGAGGTGGCCAAGTTCATGGAATCGTACTCGAAGGTGCTAAAGTCCAGCATGGACGGGCTGAAGAAGgtgaagaaagtgaaaaacaaagcCAAGGCAGCCCAGGGATAG